A segment of the Armatimonadota bacterium genome:
CCGAAGCGTGTGGTCGTCGAGGAGCGCATTCCGGAGAACATCCGGGAGGACCTGATGCGGCGCGGGCACGACCTTGTCGTGAACGGGCCGTGGAGTCACGGCCGCGTTCTTGGAATACGGACTATGGATGGCCTGATAGAAGGCGTCGCATCGCCCAGGCTCGAGACCGGTTACGCCGGCGGATGGTAGCGGGGAAGAGACAATGACAATGAAGCCGACACCAGGCGAACTGAAGGATACGCAGAGCTGCGAGGATCGAAGACACGTGCCTCTGCAGCGTGTGGGGGTCAAGGGGGTCGAGATTCCGTTTCAGATCAAGGCTCTCCGCGATGGGCATCAGACGGTACTTGCGGGAGTCACCCTGACCGCCGATCTTCCGCACTACTTGAAAGGCACGCACATGAGCCGCTTCATCCAGGTACTGGAGGAGTGGCGTAACAGGCCCGTATCAGGCCCTGAGTTGAAGGCCATCCTCCAGCAGGCGAAGACCGTCCTCAAGGCCGAGATGGCTCATGCCGACCTGCGCTTCAAGTACTTCATAGAGAAACGTGCTCCCGTGTCGAAAATGAAGAGCATCCTAGGGTATCAGAGCTGCTTCTCCGGCAGCCTCAAGGAAGACGACTTCGATTTCCGCCTCGGTGTCGAAGTTCCAGTTCAGACCGTCTGCCCCTGCAGCAAAGAGATCTCCGAGTGCGGGGCACACAACCAGCGCGCGAACATCCGAGCTAGTGTCCGATTCGTGCATGGTCGGTTTGTCTGGATCGAGGAACTCGTTCGTCTGCTCGAGGATCAGGGCAGCGCACAGGTATATCCGTTTCTGAAGCGTGCGGATGAGAAGTACGTCACCGAGCGGGCGTTCTCAAATCCCAGATTCGTCGAGGACGTCGTCCGTGACTGCGTCTTGGCCCTGCGAAAGGACGAGCGCATCCGTTGGTTCGAGGTTGAGTGCGAATCCGAGGAGTCAATCCACCAACACAATGCGTTTGCGTACCATCAGGAGACCTCTGACAGCGCTCGTTGACAGGCGATCGGGTGGGTGCGGTGCTGGTCCCACCGGTGACTTCTTGGCTGCCGTCTCTAGGCAATAAACTCCATCATCTCTGCCGTGACGAGGCGTTCGGGCCTCTCGCCGGAAAAAAACAGCTCGAGGTTGCGCACGGCCGCCTCGCCCTGACGACGGACCATCTCTGGCGTGCCTCCGGATATATGCGGCGTGAATACGACGTTCTGCAGCGAGTACATCTCGTGGCCTTGCGGCAGCGGCTCGGGGTCGGTGACGTCAAGCGCCGCCGAGAACCGTCCGGTCCTCAATTCTTCGAGCAGCGCCTCATGATTGACGATCGCCCCTCGTGCGGTGTTGATGAACACGGCACCCTCCCTGATCGCCTGCAGATGCTCCCGCGTGATCATCCCTCGCGTAGATTCGTTCGATGGCGCGTGCAGGCTGATCACGTCGCACTCCGCCATCAGCCATTCGAGCGAGACCCTCTTAGCACCGAGCGCGTCTGCGCCATCGTCCGATATGTAGGGGTCGGCGATAAATAACTCCACATCCCACGGCTTGATGTAACGGATCACCTCCCGCCCGATAAGGCTCGCGCCGATGATGCCGACCTTCTTGCCGTTCAGCTCCCGAGCGGGTGCGACTCCCTCAGGCCGAAACCACTGCTTCTCCCGGATACTGACCGCCCAGTTGACGGCGTTGCGCAGCATTATCTCCATCATCGCGACGGTCATCGCGGCGACGGAGATCGCCATCGCCGGCTGAGAGGTGCATACTGAGATCCCTCGTTCGAAGACTGCTGGGGTGAGGATTCCGTGCGGCGATCCCGCGGCGTGTGAGATCACCTTCAACCGATCGGCGCGCTCCACGACCTCTGGAGTGAATCTCGGCGAGCCCCAACTCGTGAGAGCCGCATCATGCCCGGGAACGAGGTCGGCAAGTTCGTCGGTCGAGTAGTTGTGCTCCTCAGGATTGAGTGTCAGATCGCCGAGCGCTTCCAGTCGCTGCTGGGCTTCAGAAGAGAACAGCCGCCCGCGTAGTGAGGGTATAGGGAGCACGAGAATCTTCATTGCGTCACCTCCGGTTCAGTCCAAAGACCAAGGCTCAGACTGGCGGGACTGGTGACCTCGTGCTTTGAACCTCCAAGTGCGTGTCTAGCTTAGCCTAGCTCGGGCGGGTGTGTCAATGGGCTCGGTGCAGGAATCGAAACGGGCTCAGGTGAACAGGTTGGCATAGAGGCGGCCCGCCGGCGATGAAGGCCTTGGGAGGTTTCACGTGATTGAGAAGCGAGTGATAGTGACTTCAGCTAGGCACGGCTGCGAGAGCACCCCGATATCGGTGGAGATGCCGGGGTTGAAGCACGGGGCGGCCGTGGGCCTGATCGGACCAAACGGCACGTGCATCCACGCGCAGGTGGATGGCGACCGCATAGTCTGGATCTGCGAGCCGATGTCCGAAGGCGAATCCCGGAAGTACAGGTTCGCGGAGAAGTGCGAGACCCGGGCCGAATCAGCGGTCGAACTGATCGATCGAAAGAACTCCGTCGAGTTCCGTATCTCCGGGGCCTTGTTTACCGTTTATGAGTATGGCGAGCAGTACGCCCGGCCGTTCCTACATCCGATCGTCGGCCCGGGGGGTAATGGAGTTACCCGCGGCTACCCGATGATTAGGGATGTACCCGGTGAGACCAGCGATCACGCGCATCACCGATCCCTATGGATCGCGCATGGAGATGTGAACGGTTGCGACAACTGGTCAGAGATGGAGGGTCATGGAGTCCAGCGCCATCGGGAGTTCCTCGAGAAGGTGGGCGGGCCGGTCTTTGCCCGTCTGCGGACGGTCAACGACTGGCTCGACGCCCGGGGGTGCAAGGTGCTCGAGGAGCAGAGATCTTTCACGGTCTATAACCTTCCGGGCGCCTCTCGCGTCATAGATATGACGGTCGAGTTTCGGGCAACGGAAGGTGATACGGTTTTTGGAGACACGAAAGAGGGGGGCATCTGCTCAATCCGCGTCGCGACCTCGATGGATGGCAACAAGGGCGGGTTGATCACCAACTCGTTCGGTGCCGTCACTGAGGCGGAGACTTGGGGCAGGAGGGCGCACTGGTGCGACTATTCCGGGCCGGTATCGGGGCGAACCGTTGGCATAGCGGTATTTGATCACCCGGCGAACTTCCGCCACCCGACCTACTGGCACGTTCGGGACTACGGCTTGATGACCGCGAATCCATTCGCGCTCTCGGAGTACAGAGGCGACAGGGCTTGGGACGGCAGTCACATGATCAGGGCGGGGGGATGTCTCGCTTTCTCCTATCGTATACACGTGCACGATGGTGATGTCGCGGCTGGCAAGGTGTCCGACAGCTATCACTCGTACATCAATCCCCCTTCGGTCGAGGTTGAGTAGGTGAACTCGATAGGTCAGGCCGCAGAGGCTGGAGCCTTGGGCGCACCTTCTGGAACTTCCGATCGTCGGTCTCAACAGAGGTTTCATTGAGCGAATCCATCCGAATAGCCAGCACCGAATCGCCCGGAGCATACCGCGTGGTCCGCAGACAGTCATGTCGCACGCTCGAAATGGGCGATCTGGAGGGCAATGCAAGTATTGCGCCCGGGGAAGGCCCGGAGTTCGTGCTGCGTTTCGGCACACCCGGCGATGTGAAGCCTTCGTTGGAGGTGGCATCGTTCGACTGCGAACTGATCAGCGATGAGGATGACAACCGCCTCGCGGTCCTGCGGTTCGAATGCTCTGACCCGCGAATGGAAGTCCGCGTGCACTTCAGCGCAGGTCCGGGTTGCAGGTTGCGCAAGTGGCTGACGATTCGGAATACCGGTGATGCCCCGTTCGTCCTATTCGATGTCGTGCTGGAGAGGTTTCCGCTGTCTGGTAAGGGGTGTGCTTGGGGCGGGGGTCGTGGCTGGCCGGTCTTCGTTGGCGGCTTGGGATACTTCGCCGTCGAGCATCCGGAAGCCGAGAACCGCGTCTCTCACGGTGAGTGCATCCTTGAGTACTACCCTGCAGCTACCATCCTTCCAGGCGACTCCTATGAGACTGAGCGCGCCATTCTGGAGTTCGCCGCGAGCGATCCGGAGGAAGCCCTTCGGCAATACACGGATGAGTTGCGGATACGTAAGCCGGACCACTTGCTCACATACTACTGCACGCGTGGAGCGCACGAATGCGAGGGCCCGAGCGAGCTTTCGGTGGTGGAGCAGTTGAACGAAGTTGCCGCTCTCAAGTCCGATTGGCACATTCCGTTTGAGTACTTCATACTTGACTACGGGTACTGGTCAGAAGACGAGAATCCCGTCGAAACGGGGCGCTATGAGTTGGACACCGAGGCGAAGTTCCCCGGCCCCAGCTTTGACGGCATCGTGTCACGGCTGAGTGCGGAGAAGATCGGCCTCGGAATGTGGTTCGGGCTGGGATGTCCCTCAAGGGATGGGTTTGCGGAGGACCTTGCGAGGTCCATCCTGGATCTGAACTCGAAGTACGGCCTCAAGCTCGTCAAGACCGACTACGCCGTCTGGTCCTGCGAGAATTCGTCTCACGGGCACTTGTGCGGCAGATACGCACGGTATCAGGCCGCGCAGACGATGAAACGGGTCTTTGCCCAGATCAAGTCCGCTAGTCCGGAGATGGTAATCTACGCGACGAGCTTCTCGAGGTCGCCTTGGTGGCTCGAATACGCGGATTACGTCGTCGCCGGGAAGGAAGATCCCTCGGACATCCCAGCGCCGACCATCCGCGACAGCCAGATACTCCATACGGATTTGGATCATCGCTTCTTCGAACTGGACGCAGGTACGTACGTCAACTTCTCTGACGCCAACTTCTGGTGCGGCAAGCAGTCGTGGCGCAAGAGCGCCGTGATGTCTGCCGCAAGAAGCAACCAACTCTTCCTGGCTGGAGACCTCACGATCCTCGATGACGACGACAAGCTCTTCCTGCAGCGGCTGGTGCAGCATCACGATGCGTACGCGCAGGCGTTCGGGCATTCGCGTCGCATTCTCGGCACTGCCGCGGAGCAGCAGATATACGGCTATTCGAATGTCAAAGACGGCAAGGGCCTGGTCGCGATCTTCAATCCGTCCTGGACAGCGGACAGCTTGGATCTGCACGCGCTGGACGTGGGCTGCAATCCAGAGGTGCGAAACATGTGCATCGAGTTGTTCCCGAGCACCCAGGCCGGCAGTATGCTCGAGTGGGCTGGATGCAAGCTTCGGTTCGATCCCTGGGAACTGAAGATGATCGAAGTGGCTCCGTCAGAAGAGCACTACGCGCTGTTCGAATCCCGACTGGATCACGCGGGGAAGTACCGCATGCCGATCACGCCGGTCTCGCTGCCCTCGGATGTCCCGTCTCGGGCGGTCATGGAAGCCGCAAGGATATGCTATCAGACAGGTGTCGGGTTCAGATATCGCGCTGTACTTCCCAGGGAATGGGAGGGATACCCCATCCTCCTCGATCTGCGCGGTCTTCGAGGGGAACTGTACATCGGCAACGAACCCACCGGTCTCCACGGTGGCGGGTACGCCGTCTACTATCCCGGGACTCGCGACTACTCTCGGCTCGGCTTCGGTCGGCAGGGACGCTACTTCATTGCTCTGGACGACCCCGGTGTCGTGTCGCAGCCCGAGCCGGTCATCCGGCCGCTCGCGTATTCCAGCAGCAGCACTTGCCGGGAGGACTGGCCTCACCCCAGGGTATCGGGCATGGTGCTGGTCATCAGGTATCTGAAGACCGGCAAACCCGTGCGACCCTCGATGGATCCCGGGCTGGCACAGTGTTCTGTCTGGCTGGACGGGGTCTGGATGGACACGTGGCGCGTGCCTCCGCTCGTACCCCGCATCCGATCCGGCTATTCCTGGGCCGTATACGCCCTCGATCTTGAAGGCGACTGGGAGTGCGCGAGGGTGCTGATCCCGCATCTCCTCGATGCCGACTACGAGATCGAGTTCTTCCTGACCGACCGCATCCCGGATATCGCCGGGCAGTGAGTTGTGCATCCGGGGCTTCTCCGAGGACGTTTCCGCAGTGTGCATCCTGTCACGCATTGACTCCTTGACATGGAATATATTGTGTGGTAGACTGGACCGTACCACTACAACTTGTGGTGCATTGTCGAGATTAGATCATGAAATGCCCCTACTGCGGTCACAATGATGACAAGGTTCTGGACTCCCGCTCGGTGCGTGACGGGGAGGGGATAAGGCGTCGTCGGGAGTGCCTCGAGTGCGCCCGAAGGTTCACCACCTATGAGGAGATCGAGGAGATGCGTCTGATGGTGGCAAAGAGGGACCTTCGCAGAGAGCCGTTCGATCGTTCAAAGATTCTTAGAGGAATGCTCACAGCCTGCGAGAAACGTCCTGTCAGTTTGGCGCAGTTGGAGCAGGCCGTGGAGGAGATCGAGCGCGCTCTGAACAATCGGGGCGAGCGCGAAGTCAGTTCGACAGACATCGGCGAGATGGTCATCAGTAAGCTTCACGATTTGGACAAGGTCGCTTACATCAGATTCGCATCTGTCTACCGTCAGTTCGAGGATGTTACCCAGTTCAAGGAACTGGTCGAAGTTCTCGATACCGACACCGCCTAGAGGTTTCTCGCTGGCAAGATGCCGGCTCATTCTTGTTGCCATGGAGGATTTCACGGAGATGCTGACACAAAACGCGCTCACCGTCCTGGAGAAGCGATACCTGCAGAAGGACGAGAGGGGGAACTGCGTCGAGACGCCTGAGGGGATGTTCCACAGGGTAGCCTGCGCCATCGCCGAGGCCGAACGCGGATACGGCAGGTCGGATTCCGAAGTGAAAGAGGTGGAGGAGCAGTTCTACCGCATGATGTCTGGACTCGAGTTCCTGCCGAACAGCCCGACGCTCATGAACGCCGGAAGGGAACTCGGACAGCTCGCGGCTTGCTTTGTTCTGCCGATCGAAGACTCTATGGACAGCATTTTCGAGACGATCAAGCACACAGCTCTGATCCATAAGAGCGGGGGCGGCACGGGGTTCTCGTTCTCCAGACTCAGGCCCAGCGAGGACGTGGTTCAGAGCACGAATGGGGTCTCCAGTGGGCCGATATCCTTTATGGAGGTCTTCAACTCCGCCACCGAGGCGATCAAGCAGGGAGGGACTCGCAGGGGCGCGAACATGGGTTGCCTGCGCATTGACCATCCGAACATCATTGACTTCATAACTTGCAAGAAGGACAACAATCGTCTTACCAACTTCAACATTTCCGTGCTGATCACCGAGGAGTTCATGCAGGCTGTCGAGAAGGGCGAGGACTACGACCTGATTAACCCGCGTACACGGGAGGTCGTGAAGTCGCTAGGCGCGCGGCGGGTCTTTGATACCATCGTCAATATGGCCTGGCGCAACGGCGAGCCGGGGATCATCTTCATTGATCGGATAAACCGAGACAATCCCACGCCGCATCTGGGCGAGATCGAGTGCACCAACCCGTGTGGGGAGCAGCCTCTCCTGCCCTACGAGGCGTGCAACCTCGGCTCCATCAACCTGGCCGCGATGGTTGCCGACGAGGGCGAGCCGAAGGTGGACTACATGAAGCTCGGCAGGACCGTTCGGACGGCGGTAAGGTTCCTTGACGATGTCATAGACATCAGCCGGTATCCTCTGCCGCAGATAGACGCGATGGTCCGGGGCAACAGGAAGATCGGTCTCGGCGTGATGGGCTTTGCGGACATGCTGATCAAACTCGGCACTCCGTATGATTCCGAGCAGGCGACAAACCTCGCCGAAGAGGTGATGTCGTTCATCCAGAACGAATCGCGTCAGATGTCGTGCGAACTTGCTGCCGAGCGCGGGACCTTCCCGAACTGGGAGGGCAGCGTCTATGATGTGCCCGAAGGCCTCAAGATGAGAAACGCGACTGTTACCACGATCGCGCCGACGGGGACGCTCTCGATCATCGCCGGCTGTTCCAGCGGTGTCGAGCCGCTGTTCGCGGTCTCGTACATCCGCACTGTGCTCGACGGTACGGAGATGATCGAAGCCAATCCCATGTTCAGGCAGATGGCCGAGGAGCGCGGGCTCTACAGCGAGGCGTTGATGAAGGAGATCGCCCGACACGGGTCGGTCCGCGGCCTCGATTCCGTTCCAGGCGACATGCAGAGGGCCTTTGTCACCGCTCACGATATCGCGCCGGTATGGCACATCAAGATGCAGGCGGCCTTCCAGAAGTACGTGGACAACGCGGTTTCGAAGACCGTCAACTTCCCGAACTCGGCGACGACTGAGGATGTTTCCGAGGTCTACAAGCTTGCGTTTCGGTTAGGCTGCAAGGGGGTCACGGTCTATCGCGACGGAAGCCGGGACGAGCAGGTCCTGAGTGTTGGCAGGAAGGATAGGGACGCCGCCCAGCAGGATGCTCCTGGAGTCCTCGCTCCGCGGCCTCGGCCGGTAAGGACCTACGGCGTCACGGAGAAAGTGAAAACCGGATGCGGAAGCCTCTATGTCACGATTAACGAGGACGAGGACGGACTCTGCGAGGTCTTCGCGCGGATGGGTAAGTCAGGCGGCTGCGCTTCGTCCCAGTTAGATGCCGTGTCCAGGGTTATCTCGACCGCCCTTCGCGCGGGTGTGAAGCCGGAGGCGGTGATCAAGCAGCTTCGCGGTAACGTCTGCCCGTCCCCCGGTTGGGACAACGGCGGACGTGTGCTGTCATGCCCGGATGCTATCGGCATCGCGCTTGAGCACTATGTCCAGTTCAAGCAGACCGGTACGGCCGAGACGACGGTCTCGAAGTGGTCCAGCACTCTGGATAACCTTGTCGGCGCGTGTCCTGACTGCGGAAGCAGCGTCGAGCACGAAGGTGGCTGCATTGTCTGCCGCTTCTGCGGTTTCTCGAAGTGCGGCTAGTACAGTCCGCGGATTGCAGTGGAATCTCAATGACGATCCCGGTGTGACTGGCGATTTTCAGCGGAATTGACCGCATGGAGTGCCGGGGTCGAGAAATGCCGATCGCCTGGGCAGACGCCGTAGGTGCGTGCCCAGGCGATATCATTTGCGGCCGCGCGCGAACATCGAACGTTGAACCGATACAAGGAGGCATGACATGACAGAGCGAAGTATCCCGTTGCGGTACGGGCTGAATCCGCATCAGAAGCCGGCCAAGGTCGTGCTGTTTGACCACAGCCCGCAGATCGAGGTTCTGAGCGGGGCGCCGGGCTACATCAATATGCTCGATGCTCTCAACGGCTGGCAACTCGTGAAAGAGCTTCGAGAGGCGATAGGACTTCCGGCGGCGGCATCGTTCAAGCACGTCAGTCCGGCAGGGGCGGCGGTCGGAATCCCGCTTAGCGATGTCCTGACGAAAGCGTACTTCGTGGAAGACATGGAGCTTTCACCTCTCGCAACGGCCTATGCGCGTGCTCGTGGGGCGGACCGCGTCTCGTCGTTCGGCGATTTCGTCTCGCTGAGTGACACATGCGACCTCTCGACTGCCCGATTGATCGCCCGCGAGGTCTCCGACGGGGTGATCGCTCCGGAATACGATACCGATGCGCTGGCGCTTCTCAAGGCGAAGCGCAAGGGCAAGTACTTGGTCATTCGGATTGATCCTGAATACCGCCGGCGCGAGATGGAGTCACGCGAGGTTCTCGGCGTCGCCCTGCAGCAGCACGCGAACGACGTCCGTATAGGCCCCGAACTCTTCGGCAGGGTCGTGACCGCAGAGAGGGACTTGCCCGACGGCGCTATCAGGGATATGATGATCGCTCTGATCACGCTCAAGTACACGCAGTCGAACTCAGCCTGCTTCGCGCAAGACGGTCAGGCGATCGGCAACGGGGCCGGCCAGCAGTCGCGCGTCCACTGCACGCGTCTCGCTGGCGGGAAGGCCGATCTGTGGTGGCTGAGGCAGCATCCACGAGTCCTCGATCTGCAGTTCCGCGAGGGGATGAACCGCGCCGAGAAGAACAACGCGATCGACCTCTTTCTGCTGGAGGACATCACCCCGCCGGAGGAGGCTCAGATGATGGAGAACCTGATTGGCAGCCCGAAGAGGCTTACGAAGGGCGAAAAGCGCAAGTGGCTCGACAAGCTCGCGGGAGTTTCGCTCGGCTCGGACGCATACTTTCCGTTCAGGGACAGCATTGACCGGGCCGGCAGGACAGGCGTGAAGTACATCGCGGAACCTGGCGGATCACAGCGGGATGAGGAGATCATCGCCGCCGCCGACGGGTACGGTATGGTGATGGCCTTCACCGGGCTCAGGCTCTTCCACCATTGAACCGGAAGCGTTTATGACGGTATAATGCCGCGGTGGGATACGTCTACTCGATCGTCGCCGCGTTCGCCTTCGCGATGCTCGGCATCACATACAAGCTCTCCGAACGCCGCAGGTGCGACCACGCGCAGGTTAACTTCTTCCTGTTGCTGTCGGCGGCGCTTATTGTGCTCGTCTGGACAGCCGCCGCGGGGATCAGAACGTTCCCCGTGAGCGCGGTCTGGCTGGGGGTGGTGGACGGCGTCTTCATCTATGCTAGCATCTTCGTCTTCCGGAAGGCGGTCGTTCTCGGCAGGATCTCGACCTCGTGGACGATCATCAATCTCGGCCTTGTGATCCCGGTGCTTGCCTCGGTGTTCCTGTGGCATGAGATTCCGTACGCAAGGCACTATGCCGGATTCGTCTTGACGATAGTCGCAGTCGCGCTCCTCGGGATCGACGCCGGGAGGTCGGGGGAATGATCTACCGACGGCTCATATCCGCGGCGTTCGTCTTCAACGGGCTGACGATGGTATGCACCCAGGCGGTGGGCAAGGTCGGCCTGCGCGAGTTCATTCCGATCGTGCTCTTCTTTGTCTATGCGGTTGCCGGCCTGATGGCGCTGGTACACATGTACCAGGAGCGCAAGCCTATCGAGGCGAAGAGTGTTGTGATCGGCGCGCTCGGGGGGATCGGTACGGCGGTCGGACTGAGTGCGAACATGGCGGCGGCGGCTGTGCTGCCGGGCTACATAGCGTTTCCGATCATCAATGGGGGCACGCTGCTGATGGTCGCGCTGGTCGGGAAGGTCGTGTTCAGGGAGCGAATCGGTCCCTATGGAATCGCCGGGATCATCGCCGGTGCGTGTGCGATTGGGTTGCTTAGCGCCTAGGAGGTCAGATGTGTTCCGAGCCATGATACCTATGCTCTGCATCGCAGTGATGCCGGCGTGTTTCGCCGAGGGACAGGCTCCAAAGCCTGCGTGCTTCACGGTGTCGGACACCGACGGGCTGCTGGCGGCGATCTCCAGGATTCCGCCTGAGGGGGATGCGACGATCACTCTGCTGCCGGGGACGTATACGATCAAGGACACGATCCTGATCAAGCAGAAGAGCCGGGTCTGCCTGATCGGGAGTGGCTGGAATACGAAGATCGTCAAGCAGGGCGACGGAGACGCGATCGTCTTCGAGGGCTCGTGCTGGATGTGCTGGGTGCGCAACCTCGACATCACGGGTGACAGCAAGGCCTCCAAGGGCTCAGGGATCGTCTTCCGCAGGGGCGAGTGGTCGGGCATCAACATGATTGACTACTGCCACATCGACATGTTCCCCGAAAGCGGCATCCGTTTCGAGGGCGATGTGAGAACGCCGTTTTCCTCGAACAGTGTGAGCAACTGCTGGCTGACCAACAATCTCGGTGATCAGCTCTACAGCCGCGCGAACAACGATTTCTACATCACCGGCAACCAGTTCGGCCGGGGCGGTGAACGGACGCCCCGCACGGGATGCCTGCTCGATCACTCGTCGGCGGGGAGCTACACTCTCAACTACCACTGGGGGAACACGGTGGCCCTCCGCATGGTCGGAGTGAACTTCAACCGCGTCGAGAACAATCGCTTCGAGCAGAGCTACGAGAGCGGCATAGTGGTCGGTGATCCCAAAGGCGGTGACCCGAGCCAGCTCAACATCATCACCGGCAACACGATCCATACGAACTCCGAGCACAACAGCGGCAAGTTCCCGGCGGTGATCGCGTACGATGCGGTTGACACGACCTTCTGCCAGAACCAGATCTTCAGTTGGGACTCGAACTCGGTCAGGCACACGGTCGGCCTGGTGCTCGACAAGGGTTGCCGTAACTGGGTCGTGAAGGACAACATCTTCCGCCACCACAGTGAGAAGGCGCTCCGATACGACACGAAGGCCGGCCACGTGGTGAAGGACAATATGGGATCATAGGCCGTGAGATGAGAACCGGTACTGCCAGTCTGCCGCTGCACGGAGGACAGGCGCCGTCGTGGCTCTTCCAGCGCATGACGAGGCTCGGGCGCGAGATCGTCTCCCTCACGGTCATGGAGTTCGGCACGGAGGCGGTCCTCCGCAAGCTCTCCGACCCGTATTGGTTCCAGGCGCTGGGATGCGTTCTCGGCTTCGACTGGCACAGTTCCGGTGTGACCACCACCGTATGCGGCGCGATCAAGGAGGGGATCAAGGGGATGGAGGGCGACCTCGGCCTCTTCGTCGCCGGCGGAAAGGGCAAGGTGTCCCGCAAGACGCCCGACGAGATACGCATCCACGCCGAGAAGCACTCCATCGCCGTCGAGCCGGACAAGCTCGTCTATGCGAGCAGGATGTCCGCCAAGGTTGACAACACAGCAGTTCAGGACGGCTATCAGCTCTATCACCACGTCTTTCTCTTCGACAAGAACGGCAAGTGGGCGGTCATCCAGCAGGGGATGAACGATACTAACGGATGGGCTCGGCGGTATCATTGGCTCTCGACCGGCGTGGAGGATTTCGTGAACGAGCCCCATGCGGCGGTGTGTTCCGACAATCGGGGGCAACTCATGCTGAACATGGTCGCGGGCGAGGCGGCTGAGTCGCGCCGGACGACTGCCCTCCTCGCGTCTGAGAAGCCGGAGAAGCTCGGGCACGAGATCGAGCGGATGCAGGCGTTGAGCATGCCGAAGCATCACGAGGTCCTGATCGCCGATCTCAACCCGAAGTCGCTCAGTCGCATCCTGCTCAAGGCATATGAAGTCAAGCCCCAGAGCTTCAAGGAGCTTCTCGAGATTCAGGGAGTCGGCGCGAAGTCTGTCCGTGCGCTGGCGATGATCGCGGATCTGGTGTATGGTGTCCCGGCCTCGACCCGCGACCCGGCGAAGTATAGTTTCGCGCATGGGGGTAAGGATGGCTTCCCGTATCCGGTGGACAAGCCGAACTACGACCGCTCGATCTCGGTCGTCAAGCAGGCTGTCGAGCGCGCGAAGGTCGGCGACCGGGAGAAGCTGGACGCCCTCCAGAGACTGAGCAGGTTCTACGAGCTCTGATTTCCTGCTACAATGTCCGCATGGCTGTCATCAACGAAGTCCACGCGAAAACCATCCTAGGCAAGTCGGGCATCTCGGATTACTGCGTCAACTGCTACACGGGATGCCTGCACAACTGCATCTATTGCTACGCCCGGTTCATGAAGCGTTTCAGTGGCCATGAAGAGCCGTGGGGCACGTTCGTCGACGCCAAGGTCAATGCGCCCGAGGTCCTGCGGAAGGAAGTCCAGCGCAAGCGGCCCGCGAAGGTGTTCATGAGCTCGGTCTGCGACGCCTATCAGCCGGCGGAGAAGCGATTCGGCCTCACGCGTCAGTGTCTCGGGATACTGGTGGACGCGGGTTTCCACGTCGGCATTCTGACGAAGAGCAAGCTGGTAACGCGCGACTTCGATATCCTCGCGGGCTACGACCGGTGCGATGTCTCCTGCACGCTCACCACAATGGACGAGCGGCTCAGGTATCGCATCGAGCCGGGCGCATCGCCGACCCGCGAGCGGATCGCGGCCCTGGAGGAGGCGTGTTCGCGCGGGATCAAGTCG
Coding sequences within it:
- a CDS encoding phosphoribosylaminoimidazolecarboxamide formyltransferase is translated as MTERSIPLRYGLNPHQKPAKVVLFDHSPQIEVLSGAPGYINMLDALNGWQLVKELREAIGLPAAASFKHVSPAGAAVGIPLSDVLTKAYFVEDMELSPLATAYARARGADRVSSFGDFVSLSDTCDLSTARLIAREVSDGVIAPEYDTDALALLKAKRKGKYLVIRIDPEYRRREMESREVLGVALQQHANDVRIGPELFGRVVTAERDLPDGAIRDMMIALITLKYTQSNSACFAQDGQAIGNGAGQQSRVHCTRLAGGKADLWWLRQHPRVLDLQFREGMNRAEKNNAIDLFLLEDITPPEEAQMMENLIGSPKRLTKGEKRKWLDKLAGVSLGSDAYFPFRDSIDRAGRTGVKYIAEPGGSQRDEEIIAAADGYGMVMAFTGLRLFHH
- a CDS encoding right-handed parallel beta-helix repeat-containing protein, translated to MFRAMIPMLCIAVMPACFAEGQAPKPACFTVSDTDGLLAAISRIPPEGDATITLLPGTYTIKDTILIKQKSRVCLIGSGWNTKIVKQGDGDAIVFEGSCWMCWVRNLDITGDSKASKGSGIVFRRGEWSGINMIDYCHIDMFPESGIRFEGDVRTPFSSNSVSNCWLTNNLGDQLYSRANNDFYITGNQFGRGGERTPRTGCLLDHSSAGSYTLNYHWGNTVALRMVGVNFNRVENNRFEQSYESGIVVGDPKGGDPSQLNIITGNTIHTNSEHNSGKFPAVIAYDAVDTTFCQNQIFSWDSNSVRHTVGLVLDKGCRNWVVKDNIFRHHSEKALRYDTKAGHVVKDNMGS
- a CDS encoding DUF763 domain-containing protein; its protein translation is MRTGTASLPLHGGQAPSWLFQRMTRLGREIVSLTVMEFGTEAVLRKLSDPYWFQALGCVLGFDWHSSGVTTTVCGAIKEGIKGMEGDLGLFVAGGKGKVSRKTPDEIRIHAEKHSIAVEPDKLVYASRMSAKVDNTAVQDGYQLYHHVFLFDKNGKWAVIQQGMNDTNGWARRYHWLSTGVEDFVNEPHAAVCSDNRGQLMLNMVAGEAAESRRTTALLASEKPEKLGHEIERMQALSMPKHHEVLIADLNPKSLSRILLKAYEVKPQSFKELLEIQGVGAKSVRALAMIADLVYGVPASTRDPAKYSFAHGGKDGFPYPVDKPNYDRSISVVKQAVERAKVGDREKLDALQRLSRFYEL
- a CDS encoding radical SAM protein, producing the protein MAVINEVHAKTILGKSGISDYCVNCYTGCLHNCIYCYARFMKRFSGHEEPWGTFVDAKVNAPEVLRKEVQRKRPAKVFMSSVCDAYQPAEKRFGLTRQCLGILVDAGFHVGILTKSKLVTRDFDILAGYDRCDVSCTLTTMDERLRYRIEPGASPTRERIAALEEACSRGIKSGAFLGPFMPGLSDTDEALDALVSAIAHLPLDHIFADKLNPKPGVWNSVVPFLKRHHPELLDLYRALFYDADEYKAYCQDLGRRLRKIADEHHVSDKLSPVF